A segment of the uncultured Desulfobulbus sp. genome:
GATCTCAAAACCTTGAAAACAATCGTCAAAAGAATCGAGCACCTTAATTGCATCGGCTGTTGGAAAGCGATCCTGGTTGGCAAATTCAACCCGATCATCCATGACCACAATACGAAAACCAACCCGGGTGGCGGCCTCGGCCGTACAGGCGGAGACATGGCCTGCGCCCAACAGGTAGACAGTTCCGGCTACGGCAAAATAGGAGAGCAGGTATTCCTTACCTTCATGTTCTATCAGGGTGGCGGCAGAGGTGGACGATCGCACCTGCTTGATGGCAGAGAGCAGTCCGTCGGAGATATCCATGCGGCTGGGAGTACCACGGTGGTTAACGACAAAACGTGGCTCAACCTCCGCGGTGTCGGATAAGGGGCAGACCAGGGTGATCCTGTTTCCGGCTTGCATGGATTCAAGCAACTGGTGGAAGACAGCACGGTTGACATCGTTTGCAGCGATATATTCGAGAAAGATCTCCATGCGTCCACCGCAGATCATGTCAGTGTTGGCTGCCATACTGTTGGTCAGATCAAAGGTCTGACGTTTAGAGACTTTACTCTCAAAGCATTGTACCGCCGATTCAATGGCCATGGCCTCGACCTGACCGCCACCAATGGTGCCCCCGATGGACCCATCACGGAGGATGATCATTTTGGCACCCGCAACGCGTGGGGTAGAGCCTGATTGGCTGGAGATCGTCGCCAGGATCAGGTCCTGGGAGTCATCCAAAGTGGTACAGATCTGTTGAATGAGTTTCTTCATGGTTGAATATCCTTACGATGGTCTTCAAGCGTTCGTTTTGCCGGGTGAATGTTCGTCTCTGGTGGCGCGTTTAAGATGATTTCAATCCCCTCTAAGGCTGGAACGGCAGATAAAAGTTCCCGGGCCGATTGTTGCCAATGTTCGCTGCGGCTGGGAAGAAGTTTCAGGTCAATATACAGGTGTTCTTGTTGGTCTTTGATCGAGAGCCGGGCGCTGAAATCAAGCAAATCCGGGAGGGGAAAAAGAGCCTCGTCGAGAATATCCAACCCCAGTCGATGGCCATTGCTGAGCAGGCAGGTCTGGTTGATGCGCCCCATAACCTGGTCAAGACGGCGGATGGTGCTGCCACAGGGGCATGTCCCGGGGAGAAGGCGGCCCTTGTCTCCGGTTCGATAGCGAATCAGGGGCATCCCCTTTCTGGTTAAGGTGCTAAAAACAATCTCCCCCCACTGGCCATCAGCAAGCGGTAGGGTACTGACAGGGTCAATAATTTCAAAGAGCAGATCAGCCTCGCGCAGATGCGTGCCGCAGTGGTGCCAGCAATCGACCCCGCCTCCGAGTCCGGTTTCTGTGGTGCCATAGTGGGTGAAGATTTCACAACCAAGGAGTTGGGTGAGCTCAGCGCGCAGGCTGTCTGGAATATAATCCGAGCAGAGCAATACCGAGCGAATTTTGCCTATATAGAGTTGCAGGTGGGCTGCCATACGGGCGATGGCCAGTATCTGCACCGGAAAACCAACCAGTACATCAGGCTGGAGCTTGGAGAGTGCCCGTACGGCCTCGTCAGGATGGGTAACAAGACCAATGATGTGGCTTTGAACGTTACCGCGCTCTAAGGCCCTGGTAAGAAGATGCCCCGTGGAATCCGGTGTCGAACCGGGGAGTAAGATGACAACGCTCTGACCGGAATCGACCATGTGCTGCATACCCAAATGGAAAAAATCAAGGGTCTGTTCAAGATCATCTTGAGTAAAAAAAAGTCTTTTAGGCGGGCCAGTTGTGCCGGAGCTCTGCATAGTGATGATTCGAGCAATATTATCCTGGCTCATACAGAGCATGCCTGCCCCATGTGCTCGCAGATCATTCTCTGTGATAAAGGGAAGGAGAGAGAGATGATCAAGAGATTGAATCGATCCCGGAGCAACTGGGCGCAAGTGTTCTCGGTAAAACGATGAATGCTCCCTGCAGTAATGGAGCTGTTCTTTGAGCCGCTGGAGTTGCCACTCCTCTATGGTTGCTCGGGAAAGGGGAATGGCGTGCTGACCAAGTTGACCTGCGACGAGTGGTTCCAGGGTGGTGGGGGTCATGTTCGCGGTACCCCTCGATAGAGCGGTTCCCCCTGATTGGAGGTGAGATTATAGGCACAAAAAGGAAACAGCTTCCCCTCTGGAGAAACAATATGAATGCAGCAGCCCCGCAGTCGTTCCAGGTCCAGGTTCCACACATCTTGAAAGGCCATGGCCGAAAGCGAAAAGGTGTGGGTGCGGGCCCGTGCAAGAAATCGATCAAAATCATCTTGGGGTTGATCTGTACACTTGCAATCACACCCTTGAGTGGCTGATTGAGGAAGAGAAGGCAAGGACCATTGACGGGCGGTGAAATTGACGCTTTTCTGACGTCCTTCCAGGGCGGGAATAGCCTGGGGCTCAGCGGTTGAACAGCAGGCGCTGCCACTACCAAGCGGCATAAGCTGACCATCCTCCTGCACGATGAAGTTGCCATGAAAGGAACAGAGCGCATGTTCACAGGCAGGCGGGGCAAAGTTCTCTCGACTGATGTGCCCCTGGCTTTGCACCTCGATCTGTTCAATCACCTCGGGCAGGGTGATGCGATCACGGTCAGCCGGTGGTTCGGGAAAACGGCCAAAGTAGGAGATGGGTTGAAAATGAACACCACGAACGGTGGGTGCAAATTGCGTACCGTATTCGACGATGGCACCAATCTCCTGGGTGTTCACCCCCGGTACGAGAGTGGGGACAAGGACCACACCCAAGCCTGCTTGGCCGCAGTTGATAATGGCCTGCTCTTTGATGCTCACTAGATCGCGTCCCCGCAGCGCCAGATGGGTGGCAGCGCTTACCCCATCAAACTGGAGAAACACGGAAGCCAGTCCGGCTTCTTTGAGTTTGAGCGCATAGTCGGGGGTTGCAGCGAGCTTGAGTCCGTTGGAATTGAGCTGGATAAAGTGAAATCCCTTTTGTCGGCCCAGGCAAATAATCTCTGGCAGATCTTCGCGCATGGTGGGCTCGCCACCGGAGAGTTGGATGTTGCTTGGGCCAGAGCCGGCCATGACCTGGTCGTAGAGAAAGCCAATGCGCTCAAGAGATGGTTCTGTGGCTGGCTGCTCGGCTCCGGCATCGGCAAAACAAACGGGACAGCGAAGATTACAGCGGCTGGTGATCTCGATCAGTGCGGTACAGGTATGCTGGCCATGCGCAGAACAAAGGCCGCAATCAAAGGGACAGCCCCGATTCACCTCGGTGAATGCTTGCAGAGGAGCAGAAGGCTTTTTAGGCCGCAACCATGTCGAGAAGGGAATATTGCCCCGCCAGATAACGGTGCGAAAGGTCCCATGCTCCGGACAGTGTTTGACCAGGTAGACGGTATTCCCCTGTTGTTCTCGTATGGCAGCCACACGCTGCATACAGACTGGACAAACGCTGGATGTGGACGAGAGGAGCTCGATTGCGTGATTAGAAACTGTTTGTTTGGTCTCGAGGCAGGCTAGGGTCAATGTCGTTCTCCATGAGTAAGGCGAGTATGGTTTCACGGGCCCGCAGCATGATGTCTCCGCAGACCTCGGGCTTGCGACCACCTTGATAGGCAACGATATCTTCGCAACGGATGCCACCCCATTCGTTGGCGCTGGCTTTGAACCAGTCCATAAATTGGGAGAGCATGATCGGGTAATTGTCTAACTGCTGCTCTTCATCGCTGCCTTTTGCAGCATAAAGCGAGAGTACACAGGCTCCTCCACTGGCAACACCACAGAGATCTCCACAGCCAGATCCTTCACAGAGGCCTGCCATTGAGCGAATAAGAGCCGGGTTTTCCTCACCCATATCGTCAAGGGCCAGCTGCATCATAATCTGGCTACAGCAGTATCCTTGGGCATTGAGCTGCATCACCCGCAGCGCTGTGTCATCCATTGGGACTCCTTATACTTTCTTTAATTCACTTCGTAGCAACTACCACGTAATACCCAAGCGGAGCCGAAGCCAATGCGCAGGTGGTATGGTGTGCTGCCTCTTCATCCATGAACAGCGACCAAAATTTTTCCAGGCTGCCGTAGGAAAAGATAATCTGGCCAGCAAGCTGCCTGAGCAGATCTGAGCGGTCTTGCACAAGTGTCAGGCTAAACCCTGCTTGCATCAGGCCCTCGGTAATTTGCTCCAACGGCACCGCTCGTGTTATGCAACTCTTGATTTCAGGCAGCTGAGCCTGCAGCGAAAGTCGTTTGCAGTAAATATCACTGAGTAAAAGGTGGCCCCCTGGTTTCAGCACGCGGTACATTTCGCTGAGACTTTGTTCCATGCTGTCAGTTAACGACAACACGCATTCGCAAAGGACACCATTAAAAGACGAATCTTCACAAGGCAGGTGTGTGGCATCTCCCTCGAGGATAGTTGCCATGGGGGCCTGTTTGTTCGCTTTAGCAAGCATGGCAAAGGATGGATCGACGCCTGTCGGTTTGAGCACAAACTCTCGGGCCAACATCTCCAAACTATGACCAAGGCCACAGCCGATATCCAGCACCGAGTTCCCCGGTTCAAACTGACAAAAGCGCAGTAGTTCGCGAGTGAGGGCAAGCCCTCCGGGCCGGAGCGTACCGCCGGTCAGAGCCTGAAGTTCATCCTGCTCATACAGGGGGAGTGGGGTGCTGGTGCGAAATAGGCAGCTTGATTCCATGGCGAAATTTCCCTACTTATCTTCCAAGAGTTGCTCAACTTCGAGCATCTTTCCTGTTGCCAGGCTTTCAGGAATGAGCGTGAAACCACATTTGGGGCAGGTCATCAGCTCGACATGGAAGGCAGACTTGAGATAGGTTACCTGCACCTTGGTGGCCTCAAGCGTCTGATTGCAGGCGGCACATTGCCAGTCTGTGGCTTCGACAAAGGAAAACTGACTCATTTTTGATCCTCCGGCAGTATCATGCGGTGGCTGTACCCGTTGTGAACCAGGTAGCCACCTTTAAGCGGTTCATACTCGACCCAATAGGTAACGCGAATTGGGCGGTACTTGGCGAGGCGGTGTCCATTTGTAGGGTTAACCAGGTAGCTGCCACTATTTTCAGCATGATGGATAACTTTTTGGAGATCTTCCAGCAAGATGAGCCTGTTGTTGAGAAGCTGTTCCACCTCTTCGCTGAGCTCAATGGTGATTGCTGTATGTGCCGGTCTATCGATGGTTTCTTCCTGCCAGAGGCTGGTGAGCAGGTCATTTTTTAAACGAGCCCGATTTTCATGACGCCGGGAGTAGCCCGGGTTGGTGCGAGCAAGCGGATCGTTTTCAGTGGTCGCAAATAGGTAGTCGAGCAGGTGGGCGACAGGGCCACCGTGGGCGGCCAAATTGTCACGACACATGGCACAATAAGCGAGGCCATCGAGTTCACTGCGATTGGCTTTTTGGGCGACCGCTTTCTCTCCCAGTGTTCTATTGGCGTACTGCATAAGGCCGCCATAGCCGCAGCAGTCGGTGGTTGCACCGTTAAAGTCGTGTTCGACAACCTCAATCCCAACTTTGCTGCAGATGTTACGTACGCTTGTGCGAAGCCCCTGTTGTTCACGGGCGGTGCAGGGATCATGGAGGGTGAGCGCATGCGCAGGTTTGGTCGTCGTTTTGGGCAATTCTACTCTGTCGAGCACTTCCCAAAGGGAGACAGCAGTCAGGTTCGGTGCAAATTCCTTAAAGATCGAAAGGCAGGAGGAGCAGGCGGTGATAACCGTGGGGGTACCCAGTTGCTCTACATTCTTGGTAAAGGCCGCCATGGTGTCGGCAAAGAGCTGCTCCCGTCCTGCCCAATGGGCTGGTATGCCGCAACAGCCGAGCATCAGGCCAACGCCACCGGTAAGAGTCTCTTGAAGAAAGGCATACGTTTGTTTCACCGCTTCAGGATTGGAACCGGAAAGCTGGCAGCCCGGGTAGAATACATACCCACTGCTGGTTGTTCCTGGCTGATGCCGAACCAGCGCACAGTAGTCACTGAGGCTGAATTCCATGTCTTCCAAG
Coding sequences within it:
- a CDS encoding DVU_1556 family methyltransferase, with amino-acid sequence MESSCLFRTSTPLPLYEQDELQALTGGTLRPGGLALTRELLRFCQFEPGNSVLDIGCGLGHSLEMLAREFVLKPTGVDPSFAMLAKANKQAPMATILEGDATHLPCEDSSFNGVLCECVLSLTDSMEQSLSEMYRVLKPGGHLLLSDIYCKRLSLQAQLPEIKSCITRAVPLEQITEGLMQAGFSLTLVQDRSDLLRQLAGQIIFSYGSLEKFWSLFMDEEAAHHTTCALASAPLGYYVVVATK
- a CDS encoding XdhC family aldehyde oxidoreductase maturation factor gives rise to the protein MKKLIQQICTTLDDSQDLILATISSQSGSTPRVAGAKMIILRDGSIGGTIGGGQVEAMAIESAVQCFESKVSKRQTFDLTNSMAANTDMICGGRMEIFLEYIAANDVNRAVFHQLLESMQAGNRITLVCPLSDTAEVEPRFVVNHRGTPSRMDISDGLLSAIKQVRSSTSAATLIEHEGKEYLLSYFAVAGTVYLLGAGHVSACTAEAATRVGFRIVVMDDRVEFANQDRFPTADAIKVLDSFDDCFQGFEIDQDSYLVIVTRGHMHDMDVLDQALQTDAGYIGMIGSRKKRNAIYKKLMGKGFKEAHLDQVHCPIGLGIEADTPEEIAVSIVGELIYQRATGRKPWHLI
- a CDS encoding DVU_1557 family redox protein, translated to MSQFSFVEATDWQCAACNQTLEATKVQVTYLKSAFHVELMTCPKCGFTLIPESLATGKMLEVEQLLEDK
- a CDS encoding DVU_1553 family AMP-dependent CoA ligase; the protein is MTPTTLEPLVAGQLGQHAIPLSRATIEEWQLQRLKEQLHYCREHSSFYREHLRPVAPGSIQSLDHLSLLPFITENDLRAHGAGMLCMSQDNIARIITMQSSGTTGPPKRLFFTQDDLEQTLDFFHLGMQHMVDSGQSVVILLPGSTPDSTGHLLTRALERGNVQSHIIGLVTHPDEAVRALSKLQPDVLVGFPVQILAIARMAAHLQLYIGKIRSVLLCSDYIPDSLRAELTQLLGCEIFTHYGTTETGLGGGVDCWHHCGTHLREADLLFEIIDPVSTLPLADGQWGEIVFSTLTRKGMPLIRYRTGDKGRLLPGTCPCGSTIRRLDQVMGRINQTCLLSNGHRLGLDILDEALFPLPDLLDFSARLSIKDQQEHLYIDLKLLPSRSEHWQQSARELLSAVPALEGIEIILNAPPETNIHPAKRTLEDHRKDIQP
- a CDS encoding radical SAM (seleno)protein TrsS, translating into MQRVAAIREQQGNTVYLVKHCPEHGTFRTVIWRGNIPFSTWLRPKKPSAPLQAFTEVNRGCPFDCGLCSAHGQHTCTALIEITSRCNLRCPVCFADAGAEQPATEPSLERIGFLYDQVMAGSGPSNIQLSGGEPTMREDLPEIICLGRQKGFHFIQLNSNGLKLAATPDYALKLKEAGLASVFLQFDGVSAATHLALRGRDLVSIKEQAIINCGQAGLGVVLVPTLVPGVNTQEIGAIVEYGTQFAPTVRGVHFQPISYFGRFPEPPADRDRITLPEVIEQIEVQSQGHISRENFAPPACEHALCSFHGNFIVQEDGQLMPLGSGSACCSTAEPQAIPALEGRQKSVNFTARQWSLPSLPQSATQGCDCKCTDQPQDDFDRFLARARTHTFSLSAMAFQDVWNLDLERLRGCCIHIVSPEGKLFPFCAYNLTSNQGEPLYRGVPRT
- a CDS encoding DVU_1555 family C-GCAxxG-C-C protein — translated: MDDTALRVMQLNAQGYCCSQIMMQLALDDMGEENPALIRSMAGLCEGSGCGDLCGVASGGACVLSLYAAKGSDEEQQLDNYPIMLSQFMDWFKASANEWGGIRCEDIVAYQGGRKPEVCGDIMLRARETILALLMENDIDPSLPRDQTNSF